In Micrococcus luteus NCTC 2665, a single window of DNA contains:
- a CDS encoding nucleotidyltransferase family protein: MTAQEARPGGEVEPLPLSQAIPLAAAAVQEATAAAGVRALVIKGITAEVQLLRPAGRPTDVDVLVAPGDVEPLLHALRGQGWVPRPDDNHLGIFPEHSVTVMHPQWPCDLDVHHRYPGLDARDPKRAFDRLWSDHAEVEVAHWPVAAPSRAAHAVILALTSLREPWDRRADGQLRFLVDEVLVTPELRDQFIEVGLELNAGAALAPMLQDLCPDRDWSGLPAPDDDWLLYTHSRESATLRLAGLAQARGLDRVRHLWEALAPSRTALASQDLSVADAGLRSLWLARWRRLRRGVRAIPTVLEDYRRYRRLREGVVKGRLR, encoded by the coding sequence GTGACGGCCCAAGAGGCTCGGCCGGGCGGGGAGGTCGAGCCGCTCCCCCTGTCGCAGGCGATCCCGCTCGCTGCGGCGGCCGTCCAGGAAGCCACCGCCGCAGCCGGCGTCCGCGCACTGGTCATCAAAGGGATCACCGCCGAGGTGCAGCTGCTACGGCCGGCGGGCCGCCCCACTGACGTCGACGTGCTGGTGGCGCCCGGAGACGTCGAGCCCCTGCTCCACGCGCTGCGTGGCCAGGGGTGGGTGCCACGCCCGGACGACAACCACCTGGGCATCTTCCCCGAACACTCCGTCACGGTCATGCATCCGCAGTGGCCGTGTGACCTGGACGTGCACCACCGCTACCCAGGCCTCGATGCCCGCGATCCGAAGCGGGCGTTCGACCGGCTGTGGTCGGACCACGCGGAGGTGGAGGTGGCCCATTGGCCGGTGGCGGCCCCGTCCCGGGCCGCGCACGCGGTGATCCTCGCTCTCACCTCCCTCCGGGAGCCCTGGGACAGGCGCGCAGACGGGCAGCTGCGGTTCCTCGTGGACGAGGTCCTGGTGACCCCGGAGCTGCGGGACCAGTTCATCGAGGTCGGCCTGGAGCTGAACGCCGGCGCCGCCCTCGCACCGATGCTGCAGGATCTCTGCCCGGACCGCGACTGGTCGGGTCTGCCCGCCCCGGACGACGACTGGCTGCTGTACACGCACAGCCGGGAGTCCGCCACACTGCGGCTCGCCGGCCTGGCCCAGGCTCGCGGCCTCGACCGGGTGCGCCATCTGTGGGAGGCGCTCGCCCCCAGCCGCACCGCTCTCGCCTCCCAAGACCTCTCCGTCGCCGACGCCGGCCTGCGCAGCCTGTGGCTGGCCCGGTGGCGGCGCCTGCGACGCGGCGTACGGGCCATCCCGACCGTCCTCGAGGACTACCGCCGCTACCGCCGTCTCCGTGAAGGCGTCGTGAAGGGACGACTCCGATGA
- a CDS encoding polysaccharide biosynthesis tyrosine autokinase: MDQPSTKDQPSANEHSRFTPRDVLRAVRDHWVLLASCTLVGILLAALWTLTQPQTYQSQASAVVTAGVNENLGIALTADNLAKSKATQYQELAKSRSVAEGAVERAGLDISPDAALGSLTVAVPPDTAEVRLSVVQDSPETAQALADAWVASLAQEVSNIENQQMPGVADADEVTAQSVIKVLPLVEATKPSTPHSPNGRLALALGALSGLVLGLALTALRAVNDRRIKSSAALEDDFGLTVLGTIPVMSRKSAKGKKGRDKQGSKADRSGRATLRDGLRGADASDATVTFHFAEAFKELRTNLQFIRPDNPPRIIVITSALPAEGKSTVAANTAITLAESGIPTVLVDADLRRPTVAGSFHVEGSVGLTNTVIGNAEVWDVLQPVPDVGDLKVLASGPVPPNPSEILASARLESVLRSIAEDHVVIVDAPPLLPVTDAAILAAKYDGCVLVVTAGQTTRDELAKALGNLAKVNGPVLGAVLNRVPTTGPEASYYGFYGKSYYAYTSTTTAEPTDAESSPTARA; encoded by the coding sequence GTCGGGATCCTGCTGGCTGCCCTGTGGACCCTGACCCAGCCGCAGACCTACCAGTCTCAGGCGTCCGCTGTGGTCACTGCCGGAGTCAACGAGAACCTGGGTATCGCCCTCACTGCAGACAATCTGGCCAAGTCCAAGGCCACGCAGTATCAGGAGCTCGCCAAGTCGCGGTCGGTGGCTGAGGGGGCCGTGGAGCGAGCCGGCCTCGACATCTCTCCCGACGCCGCTCTGGGCAGCCTGACCGTCGCCGTCCCGCCGGACACGGCCGAGGTGCGCCTGAGCGTCGTGCAGGATTCACCCGAGACCGCCCAGGCCCTCGCCGACGCGTGGGTGGCGTCGCTCGCGCAGGAGGTCTCCAACATCGAGAACCAGCAGATGCCGGGTGTCGCCGACGCGGACGAGGTCACGGCGCAGTCCGTTATCAAGGTGCTCCCCCTGGTGGAGGCCACGAAGCCCTCCACCCCCCACAGCCCGAACGGGCGGCTCGCCCTGGCCCTGGGAGCCCTCTCCGGCCTGGTGCTCGGCCTGGCCCTGACCGCCCTTCGTGCTGTGAACGACCGTCGCATCAAGTCTTCGGCGGCTCTCGAGGACGACTTCGGGCTCACGGTGTTGGGCACGATCCCGGTGATGAGTCGCAAGTCGGCCAAGGGCAAGAAGGGCCGGGACAAGCAGGGCAGCAAGGCCGATCGCTCCGGCCGCGCCACCCTGCGTGACGGACTCCGGGGCGCCGACGCCTCGGACGCGACCGTCACCTTCCACTTCGCCGAGGCGTTCAAGGAGCTGCGCACCAACCTTCAGTTCATCCGCCCGGACAACCCGCCGCGGATCATCGTCATCACCTCAGCGCTCCCCGCCGAGGGCAAGTCCACCGTGGCCGCGAACACCGCCATCACCCTCGCCGAGTCCGGCATCCCCACGGTCCTGGTGGACGCGGACCTGCGCCGCCCGACCGTGGCCGGCTCCTTCCATGTGGAGGGCTCGGTGGGCCTGACGAACACCGTGATCGGCAACGCGGAGGTCTGGGACGTCCTCCAGCCCGTCCCGGATGTGGGTGACCTCAAGGTCCTGGCCTCCGGCCCCGTACCGCCGAATCCCTCCGAGATCCTCGCCTCCGCCCGGCTCGAGTCCGTGCTGCGTTCGATCGCGGAGGACCACGTGGTGATCGTGGATGCCCCGCCGCTGCTGCCCGTCACCGACGCCGCCATCCTCGCCGCCAAGTACGACGGCTGCGTGCTCGTGGTCACGGCCGGCCAGACGACGCGTGACGAGCTCGCGAAGGCCCTGGGCAACCTGGCGAAGGTGAACGGCCCCGTCCTGGGCGCGGTCCTGAACCGCGTCCCCACCACCGGTCCCGAGGCCAGCTACTACGGGTTCTACGGCAAGTCGTACTACGCGTACACATCCACGACGACGGCCGAGCCCACGGACGCCGAGTCCTCGCCCACCGCGCGGGCGTGA